TCTGTGCTGAAGCACTGTAAGCTATGGCTGGCTCTGTTCTCCTGGGCTTTGCCTACACAGCTGTGGTGTAACCACCTCCTGCCTGAGGCTGCTCATCTAATCGCAGCACCTGCACTTACACCCTGCTAGAAGAGCAGATCTTACATCTCTTCCACAGTTAGAGATGAGAGCActcagttttgctttgttttcttttgtggtgcTGAATATTGAACCAGGATCCTGTGCAGGccagacaagtgctctaccattgtCCCACATCCCAGACCCCTCTCTCTGAGACAGTCTTGCTGAGTTAACTCCTGCTCTTGAACTTGCCCTGTGGCTCATGCAGACCTTGACCTCTGAATTCTCCTGCTTTTACCTACCAAGTCGCTGGGGTTGCAGGCTCAACTGGCTGCCCTTGTGACTTTGCGGCATCTTAGCTTCCTGTGGAGTGAAGCCACTGGGACTCCCCTTGGAAACATTAACTGTAGTTTAGAAATGTCAGGGCTGGATTTGAACACAGACCACTTTGTTCAAGTCAAGGTTCCTTTCTGCCACGGTGCTGTAGTGCCCTGACTGGTCTGAGAGGGCAGAAGGGAACAGCAGATGGTCCCAGAGCAGAGGAGGGCCATGGGTGGAAGTACATAGGCagttaaaaatttgtttttgcagctgggcagtggtgccgaacgcctttaatcccagcacttgagaggcagaggcaggcagatttctgagttcgaggccagcctggtctgcagagtgagttccaggacagccagggctatacagagaaaccctttctgggaaaaaaaaaattgtttttgctacaaaaaaaaaaaaaaaaaagatttatttttaagtatctgTATGAGGGGTAGGTGTGTGTTAGTGCAGAAACCAGAAGCATTGGTTTTCTCAGGACCTAGAGTTACAGGATGTTATGAACCTCTTCTGAGTATGAAGAGctctaacaactgagccatctctgcagctctgaccttgaacttctgatcctcttgctgtTATAGCTAGGCTGTTCTCACTTAAGGAAAAACTATGATGTTTTTATTGAACCCCCCAGACTGACTACATGTGTAAAGAGGTGGGCCTCTAGCTGAGAGTAAGCAGGGAGCTTATAAAGGGAACCACCACACGTTTGGTAGGTCCCATTGGTGTAGCTGGGATGGCTGTTACCAAGCATGACAGGTATGAACTTTTCGTAAGAATAAGGCACAGCTGTGCCACCATGGTATCACTCAGGCAGAACAACTGGGGAGCTGTGGTCTCTGGGAAGTGCTGTGCATACCCGAGTGTCAGGCTGACCTCAGTTTTAGCCAGATTGAGCCAGGTCAGGCTTGAGCGCACGTGTTTTTCTCATTTCACTGCGTCCAcaccaagtgctgaaattacaggtgtgctTCATTCAGTATGCTGATTATGCGTGACTGGGCATCGAACTCAGGGTTTCCTGCCTCCTGGCTCCAGCTGAGCCAGCCACATCTGAAGCCAGGACATCTTCGAAGGCTGTGATAGCGCCTCATCCGAGGACCCTGTTAAAGAGCCCCAGACTGGACGCTTAGCATTGCCTGTCCTCActgccccacacccacacacctttCAGTGTCTTCAGCCTCAGGCTGGAGCCACAGGTGAGTGGAGTCTTCATAAATAGCTCTTTCTTTCGATGAATAATGAGCCTGTATCAGCTAATGGTTCCTGTTCCTGCATAATAGATTCAGTAAGAAGCCTGGAGCTTTTCTAGGCCAGAGACTGACAAAACAACTCCTGTCAAAGGGAGACAGGGACAGGCAAAGAGTCTCCTGCCTGCAATTCTAACCCCCTGGAAGGTGAAGCCAGCAGGATCCCCTTAAGTTCAAGGTGTGCCTGGTTATTAAGTGACACCTGACAAAAGAAAACTCCAACTAGGCATGTGAAAATGGAGCTGAGTGTGGCggctcatgcttgtaatcccagctgttAGATTGTGTGTAGCAGTGGCCTTGTGGGTCACAACTGTTTACAGTGGCCAAGTCTCAAAAAAcgaaatggggtgggggaggctggagagttggctcagcagttataagCACTTGTTCTtatagaggaccagggtttgattcccagcacccacaccgcagctcacaactatcttaactctagttccagaggttCTGACACTCTCCCCTTGGCCTCtgtggggccaggaagcagatggGACGGACGTAGGCATACGTCCAGGCAAAATGTTCATATGCAAGGaataaataaacttaagaaagaaaaggaactacAGCCTCACGTTTGGACTGGATGGCAGTTTCAAGCTGTCTCAGAGAAATGACTCCAGCCCTACCCGGCCCTCCTGTGATGTACAGGAGAGTCACTGCTGCCGCCTCCAATTACAGCAGCCTCTGGGTTCTATATAgtgtttgtttcttatttaaatGGATGCTAAAATTGGTTTCACTCTTTTTGTTCACTTATTTTTAGTTCTAAAATCTTTagctgaacaacaacaaaaaaatccttaaaactttttttttttcaaatttttattagatattttcttcatttacatttcaaatgctatccggaaagtcccctatacccttcccccttaaaacttctttttttttttttaaagatttatttattattatatgtaagtacactgtagctgtcttcagacacaccagaagagggagtcagatcttgttacggatggttgtgagccaccatgtggttgctgggatttgaactctggaccttcggaagagcagtcgggtgctcttacccactatgtgtatgaatgtgtcttcatgcatgccacatgtgtgcctatGCCCAGGGAGGCTAGAAGAGCGTGCCGGATCCCCGAGAACCagagttactggtggttgtgagcagcctgaCGTAGGTGCTGGAACGGAATTCAGTCCCTGTGTAAGAGCAGCCTGTGCGCGTGTAACTTCGAGGGTCCGTGTCTCAGGTCCCTTTAGTACATTTGAGTGTGTCTTGTGaacaaaaattcctgaaaagaagttGTGTCTGCAGAGACTGGTAGACTGATTAGAATTTCAGTGTTGTGGCAAGAGTGGAATCTTGTCGCTTCAGAGGCCGAttactttctcttgggctggttttAGCTTCAGGCAGCCTTTCCTTGCCTTACTCCATCTGAACTGACTCCTCGTAATAAGTAAAACCCTCTCGGAAGCTTTTAATGTAGCAGAACACTAGCCTCCACCAGGAGAGCTAAGAATATCATCAGAGAGCATCTTGGGCCTATAAAAAGCCCCCTGGTGTACCCACATCTCTGGTATACCCGTCAGTGTATTTTTTAAGTTGCTCTAATTTgggggcttagtggttaagagcactggctgctctgagttcaattcccagcaaccacatggtggctcacaaccatctgtaatgggatcctttctgtctgatgccctcttctaacatgcaggcatacatgcaaatagagcagtcatatgcataaataaatcttgggaAAAGAAGCCTCAatttatgtctttctttgttctgcgAAACTATAATACACTTAATGAAACTGCTTCCACATTGGAACATGGAGTTTGTGGTAACCTAAATCTGCGATCCTAGGCCTTGGTCACTCAGAATGGTTCCTGAATAAACTAGTTCCTTAAACTCTTTAAGATgagtcgggtgtggtggcacgcttttaatcccagcactcgggaggcagaggcaggtggatttctgagttcgaggccagcctggtctacagagtgagttccaggacagccagggctatagagaaaccctgtctcgaaaaaacaaaaacaaacaaacaaaaaaaaaccctctttaaGATGAGAGCTGTGGTTTTCACATCGActctgtgtgtgggcacatgtgggCCTCCTCCCACCGTATAGATCTTGGTGCTTGAATTTAggtagtcaggcttggtggcaggttcCTGTAACTGCTGGGTCATTGTACAGGACCAGGAATAAAGGAATCTCAAGCCTAGACATCAACCCTTGCCGCAGTTAGAAATATGGCATTTCTGAATCTCAGCCTGGCTCAGGGGGCAGCGAATGAGTACCAGAGCtgggatccccagcacccacaggaaagTTGGGTGGGCATGGTAGCCTGCCTGCCTGAGATCCCAGTGCTCCTGAGGCAGAGATGGAATCCctgaaaataaagtggagagccaTCGGGGAAGATgcctgacatcaacctctggcctccacatgcactcaGACACAGACACGTGAATACACAAACATGCGCACTACACATAAGCTCTCTCGCTTGTGCGCACACACCCCACTTCTGTATTGTTAGCTATCCCTTAAAGCTATCacctgttttgatttcttttttatatttgagacaaggtctcatgtggtCCTGACTAGCCTACAATTTGCTGTGTAGCTAAGGGTGACCTGAAACTTGTGAttcttctgccttcacctcccaaatgctgggttaTACGGTGTCACCAAGCCCCAGCTTTGcctttcttcatctttttcaGTGAGACTAATTTAGTCACAGGAGTCACCAACATTAAAACAACGCTTGCTGACAGCTGCtaagtacctactgtgtgccctGACCTTCAGCCATGTTGATTATGCGGTGATCCTTGATCTAATGAGGGCGCACAGCTAGTGTGTGGCAGAGCTGGGTTCAAATGCAGGGCTCCGTGGTATGCAAACCAGACACCCCTGGCAGGCAGTAGTTAGTTAGTCCAGGAACTTCTGTAGTTATGTGTCCTCTGTATGACAACTTGCACATAACTGTGTCTGTGACTATTGGCACCCAGGAGAGCTCCGTGACAAGCAGTAGTAGACTGATCAGTGTGGGAGTGTGGGGTGTGTGCTGGGGAAGCAGGTGTGTAGTGAGCATCCATTCAGTGAATTCTTAGTGCCATGTCTGGGCTGCCTGCTAGAAACAGATCACTCTACTCACTACTTAGTTCCGGTCCCCACTGACACACCGGTGACATCTCTTTCTGCCCCCTGTTCCAAAGCAAGCCCAGGGCAGAACCAAGCACTCAGCATCCTTTCTCTGCCCCACAgttggagaaggaggagcagatcCACAGTGTGGACATTGGCAATGATGGCTCGGCCTTTGTGGAGGTGCTAGTGGGCAGCTCGGCTGGAGGGGCCACAGCTGGTGAACAGGACTATGAGGTAAGCAGGGTTGGAGAGGCCGACACCCCGTGTCTCTATCACTAACACCCCCCCACCTCACCACCCCCATCTCCATCACAACACCCCCCCACACCTCACCCCTATGTCTCCATCACtagcccccccaacacacacaccagccGCCACATGTGATTACATTAGTGTGGAGAGCCACCCACCCTGCCTGTCTCCTGGAGGGTCCTGGGTATGCCGAGGAGACAGAGCAGGCATGGGGGAAAGCTGGGCTGCCTGGATTGTGGTCAAATAAGGAACAAGAGGCCCTCACTTGTAAAATTCAATTGCAGCTTAGGTAGTGGCCTGGGAACTGGGGTTCCACAGTGTCATGACTCTGGTAACCTACAAAATACAGGCCCTTTATGATTGATACTtaattttttccttgagatgggtctTTCCTTttgcccaggctggcattgaCTCCTAGACTCAAGcagttctgcctcagcctcccaggaagCTGGGACTACTATAGTGTGCTCTGTCAAGCCTGCCTCATAGGACTGGCAGAGGCCACTGTAGCTCAGAGTATTAGCCTACTGTTTTTCCAGTAAAGTGATGGCGGTGAAAACTGCACTCACCATGAGGCAGTTGACAAGTCTGAGCCTAAGCCAGTGAAGAACGAAgggtgtgtgcgcgcgtgcgtgcgtgcgtgcgtgcgtgcgtgcgtgcgtgcgtgcgtgcatgtatgtgcgtgtatgtgtatgtgagagagagggcagagcCAGGTCCAGCCTTCTGATGTTAGACTACCCCAGCGTTGGTCTTTGTTGCACAGCTGTGCCTGTTGAAAATAAAGATGTTTTGAATGTTTTGccgcctccccctcccttttgttttttttaaagatagggtctcactgagcCCTgattggttttgaactcacatgTAGCCGAAGCTGGTCTT
This Mus musculus strain C57BL/6J chromosome 7, GRCm38.p6 C57BL/6J DNA region includes the following protein-coding sequences:
- the Xrcc1 gene encoding DNA repair protein XRCC1 isoform 4 (isoform 4 is encoded by transcript variant 4) → MPEISLRHVVSCSSQDSTHCAENLLKADTYRKWRAAKAGEKTISVVLQLEKEEQIHSVDIGNDGSAFVEVLVGSSAGGATAGEQDYEVSRVGEADTPCLYH